The Streptomyces pratensis genomic interval GCCGGACACCGCCGTGACCGCCGCCGCGCGGGTCGAGTTCGTCCTCGGGGTGGACTCGGGCGGTTCCGGTCTGCGCGTCGCGCTCGGGCCGGTGGACGCGGGGACCCCCGCCCGCACCGCCGTATGCGCAGAGCCCGTACGGACGGGCTCGGACGGCATCGACGCCGGGCACCTCCTGGAGCAGCTGCTTCCCGCCGTCCGCCGACTGCTGGAGCAGACGGCTCCCGGCGCGGCCGTCGCCGCTGCGGCCGTCGGTGCCGCGGGCATGGCGACCCTCGGCGAACAGCTGCGCGCCCGGCTGCCGGGCGCCCTCGCGGACACGCTGGGTGTGCGGCGGGTGGCCCTGGCCGCCGACGCGGTGACTGCGTACGCCGGGGCACTGGGACAGCGGCCCGGCGCGGTCGTCGCGGGCGGCACCGGCATGATCGCACTCGGCACCGACCTCACGACGTGGCGCCGGGCCGACGGCTGGGGACATCTGCTGGGCGACAGCGGCGGCGGCGCCTGGATCGGCCGGGCGGGGCTCGAAGCGGCGATGCGGGCCCACGACGGACGCCGCGGTGGTTCGCCGTTGCTGCTGGCGCGGCTCGAGGCGGCCTTCGGACCGGCCACAGCCCTTCCGGGCCTTCTCTATCCGCGTACGGACCGTCCCGCACTGCTCGCGTCGTTCGCCCCCGAGGTCGCGGCCTGCGCCGCCGACGACGAGATCGCGGCCGGGATCCTCCGGGAGGCGGCGGCACATATCGCCGGGGCGGCGGCCGCGGTGTGCCCCCGCTCCCCCGGTCCCGACGGCTGCGAAGTCGCTCTGACCGGCGGACTGTTCCGCTTGGGCGAGCCACTCCTCGGCCCTTTGCGCGGGGAGCTCGCCCGGCAGGTCCCGCAGGCGCGCGTGGTCCCGGCGGAGGCTGACCCGCTGCACGGCGCACTGGAGATCGCCCGGGCCCTCGCAGGTCCCGGGCTGCGACTGCCACCCCACCCCTCGCTGCTGTTCGTACCGGGAGTAACGTAGACGATTCGAGCGATCCTCTGTCCGGACAGAGCAGGTCAGTCGCCTGCTATGCCGCTCAACAGACATATACGGACAGATAACGCCTGACCGCCCCCTCCCCGAACAGAGGGGCACCCAAAACCAGTAGCATGCGGCGCCATGAGCACCCCCACTGGGCCCGCTTCCGGCCTGCCTGTACGAATGCCGCGACCTCGCCAGTCCGGACGGCACCGCCGCCCGGAGCCCGTGGTCGCACCTGAGGGCGCTGCCGCGCTCGTTCTTGCCGTTCCCGGTACCCCTTCCCCGGCCTCGCGCAGCCTGGCCGAGGAAGTGATCAGCATCGCCCGTTCCGAGCTGCCCGGTCTCAATGCGCAGATCGGTTACCTCGACGGCGATGACGCCGAATATCCCACGCTCGCCTCCGTACTCACCCACGCCGCCGCCGAGCGCACCGCGCGCTACGAGCAGGCCGTCGCCGCGGGCCGCGAGGTCGCCGAGCCCTCGGGCACGTCCGCCGTCGTGGTTCCGCTGCTGGCGGGGCCGGACAGCGCCCTGATCCGGCGCATACGGCAGGCCGTCATGGACAGCGGCACACAGGCCGAGCTGACAGACGTGCTGGGTCCGCACCCTCTGCTCGCCGAAGCGCTGCACGTACGTCTCTCGGAGGCGGGTCTGGCGCGGGCAGACCGCGCGCGGCTGTTCACCGTGGCGACCGCGGCCGACGGCATCGTGCTCGCCACGGTCGGCGGCGAGGAGGCCGTACAGGCAGCCGGGATCACCGGCATGCTGCTGGCCGCCCGTCTCGCCGTGCCGGTGATGGCCGCGGCCCTGGACGTGGAGGGTTCGGTCGCCTCGATCGCCGCGCAGCTGCAGAACTCCGGCTCCGCGCAGCTCGCGCTGGCGCCGTACCTGGTCGGCCCGGAGATCGACGCCGGGCTGCTGGACGCCGCCGCGAAGGAGGCCGGCTGCGCGACCGCCGAGCCGCTCGGGGCGTACCCGGCCATCGGCAAGCTCGTCCTCTCGCTGTACGCGACGACGCTGGGCATCACCCCTGCGACGCCCCAGGGAGCCCAGGCGCACTGATCCGCGCCACGCCGCGCCCGGACGGCGCGGACCCGTCCTGTCGGGTCCGCGCCGCGCGCTGCCGAGGACGGCTGCCCCTCATGCCGTTTCGCGGAGGCGTCACGGCCGGGGAAGGCGTCAGCCGAAGACCACGCAGGAGGCGGCCGGAACCTCGGTCGAGCCCGCGTGCGCCGGGATTCCGGTCTCCGCGTCCACGGCGAACCAGCTGACGTTCCCCGAGTGCTCGTTGGCGACGTACAGCCACTGCCCGGTGGGGTCGAGGGTGAGATCGCGCGGCCAGCGTCCTCCGCATCCCACGGCCGCGGCCAGAACGGGCTTCTCCGCCGTCTCGTCGAGGGTGAGGACGGAGATGCTGTCGTGGCCGCGATTGGCGATCCAGAGGAACCGGCCGTCGTGCGAGACCACCACCTCCGACGGGTACGTGCGTACGGCGCCGTCCTCGTCGTGGTCCTGTGGCAGCACCTGTGTCTCACCCAGCGGTTCGAGCAGACCTCCGGCCGCGTCCCACCGGCACGTGGTGACCGTCGGCTCCAGCTCGTTCAGGACGTAGACGTGTCCCCCGGACGGGTGAAAGGCGAGGTGGCGCGGTCCGACTCCCGGTCGCAGCGCCGTCTCGGCGTGCAAGCGCAGGGAACCGGTAGCGGGATCGAGCGCGCAGACACGCACGGAGTCCGTGCCGAGGTCGACGCTCAGCACCCATTTCCCCGACGGATCGGCCAGCACCTGATGCGCGTGCGGGCCCGACTGACGGCCGTCGTCGGGACCACGGCCCTCATGCCGCAGTACGCCTGTCGCCGGGCCGGGCGAGCCGTCGTCCCGTACGGGCAGCGCGGTGACACTGCCGGAGCCGTAGTTGGCCGTGAGCAGATGGCCGGCCGAGAGCGCCAGATGCGTGGGGCTGCTCCCACCGACCGGCTGCACCTCGCCGATCAGCCGCGGCGTGCCGTCGTCGTCGATGCCGAATGCCGCCGCGGCGCCGTCCGAGGTCTCACTGACCGTGTACAGCACGGTCCCGCCAGCTCCGGGAGCGCGGCCGACCGCGAGGAAGGACGGGTCGGCCACGGCGTCCGTGGACTCGAGCACGGACAGGGCCCCGGTGTCCCGGTCGACGGAGGCGACGCTGATGCCACGCCCGCCCGCCGAGGTGAAGGACCCTATGAATGCCCACTTTGCGTGGTCGGCGCCCATCGCGCTACCCCTCTTCACGTCCGTCGCGATCTTCCCGGCCGACGGTAGCAGGCAGCGAATTCCGGGCCGGGCCGAACAGGCCCCAAGAGGGGTTCAGGCGCCCATCAGTGGGGCACGTGGAGAACTTCGCAGGGGTGCGGCGAGGCCGGCGGGCGCCTTCTCCCGGCTGTGCGGACGGGCGGGCGACGGCTCGGCGGCACACGCGGGTCGGGCGGGCCGACGGCTCGGCGACGCAGCCGGGCGGGCGACGGCTCGGCGACGCAGCCGGGATGCAGAACATCGGCACCGCGGGCGGCCCGTCCCCGGCCCGGTAGGCCTGGGCCGGGCGCCGTCAGAGTCTCCACCGGGGCTTCCACGCCCGGCAGGCAGCGACCGGCCGGGCATCGTGGGACGCCCCCCGGGCCCGCCGCGACGGAGCCCGCCCGCGCGGCGCCGCGCGGGATGATGCTCGACGGTCTCGCCGCGCGCGACGGCTCAGGCGCCGGCCGGCATTCGGCTGGGCCTTCGAAGCGGCACGGCGAGTTCGAGCAGAGCACGCTCCAGAGCATGGAGGTGGGTGAGCATCTGTTCGGCGCCGGTCAGCTCCGTGGCCGCCGCGTGATCGACTCGGAGGTCTCGCCCGGCGGTCGGCACGTCGGTGAGGGCCTCGACGGCCGCCTCCACCCGCCGGCATGCTGCGGCGAGCCGGTTGTCGTGCGAGGCCTCCGGGTCGGCAGCGACAGAGGCCAGACCACGCACCTCGCGTGCGCAGTCGTCGAGCAACGCGAGGACGCGCCGCGCCCGTCGCTTGCGGGCCTTCATCGGGTTGAGAGGATGCACCAGCGGCGCGAGCGACAATCGCACCCGGCCGAGGATCGCCTCCAGCTCGACAACGCGCCGGGGTGGGTCGACGTCCTCACTCCCGGCGAGGCGGGCGGCGGCCTCGGCCGTGCACGTGTGCACGCACCGCAACGCCCGCTCCACCCACGCCTCGGTCACCGAGTGCGTGGTCACCGGCAGCACGATGAGCACCGCCAGTACGGCACCGAGCGCACCGACCGCCGTCTCGGTCACCCGAAGCACGAGCAGATCCGGGTCGAGCACGCCGAGCAGCCCGTACAGCATGCTCGCCATCACCGTCACGGCCAGCATCATCCAGGTGTAGGAGACCGCAGCGGTGTAGAAGATCCCGAACACGCTCACCGCCACGACTGCAGCGACCACGACCGGCTCGTGGTGCAGCGGCACGGCCACGGCGAAGCCCAACCCGATCCCGAGCACCGTGCCCAGGAATCGCCTGAACCCGCGCACGACGGCCTCACCTCGCGAGGTCGTGGCCACGAACACCCACCAGGTCGCGCCGACGGCCCAGTACCAACGCTGATCGGAGAGCACCTGCCCCACCGCGAGCGCGAACGCCGCCCCCGCCGTCGCTTGCACGGCGTGCCGCGTCGTGATCCGCCCGAGTCCCGATGCCCCGGCGGGAAGGGCCACCGCCGCGGGTATCGCGATCCGCCGCTCGTAGCACCACACGCCGAACCGCACCACCGACGAGGCGATGAGAGACAGCAGCACGGCTGCGTACAGCTCGGGCAGCTGGGCGGGCACGGTGTGCAGGAACTGGGCGGAGAAATAGGCCATGAAGCCGAACACGCCCAGTGAGTGCCCACGCGGCCCCCACCGCCGCGCGTAGACCCCCGCGCCCACCACGGCGAGGAACGCCAGGTCGCGTGCGACGGGCACATCGTGCAGCACGGCGGCAAGGGTGAGCACCGGGAGACCGACGGCGGGAAGAAGCGCGGTCGTGAGCGCCTGCCCACGCACCGTCGCGTCGGTCACCGTGAACAGTGCGAGCAGCGCGGCCAGGCCACCGGCGACTGCCGCCGCCAGCGAGTGCCCGGCTGCCCCGCACAGCGCGACGGCGAGCCCGATGCCGAGCACGGCCCGGGACGCGAACCGCAGCCGCATGTGCCCCGGGTCCGGTGCGACGAACGCCCTCTTCAGCAAGTTGCCCCGCACCTTTCGTAGACCAGCAGACATGAGAATGGCGCCGCGGAGATCCCCGGGGGGACCCGCAGCGCCATTGATGTCCCTATCTCAGCATCTGGAGGCCTGATGGTTCAACCGAGGCTCGAACCACTGAGCCAATGGCTCACAAAGCATGATCCACCTCAGCCATGGTGGAGCCAACGGACCAGCCACATGCGACACCGTTGTGCGGATGACAGCCCAGCCCAGCCCTTCGGAACGAACTTCCGCCTGATCAGCACCGCTGCCGAACCCAAGCCGTCACCTCGGGGACCTGGAGCTGAATCCTGGCGTTGCGGCCGCTGCCGGACTCCCCCGGAACGAGCTCGAGGACGGGGCGTCGCGGTACGCCCGGAAGATCGGCGTCTCAGGTGCTCCACCGCCGCCCCGGCGTCCATGAAACCGCAGGCACAGCAACCCGATGGCCCACCGCATCGAAATGCTCACCGCTTCCAGCCGACGGGCGGATGATCCGGCCGACAGGCGTTATGACGCGGCCGGGGTCTCCGGCAGGAAGGCGACAGCCGGATATCCGCGCAACGGGCGTGAACCGCGCCATGTCGAGGGCCGACGCCTGAGAGAGCACCGCTCGGCCTGCGAGCGCCAGGGCTCTCACCTCAGGCGGCAGCCTCCCTTCGGCCGCCCCGGCCCCGGAGTCAGCCTCACTTTCCGCCGCCCCGGCCCCGGAGCCAGGAAAGTCCGGCAGCGAAACCCACGAGATGACCCGGGCGGCAGCCGTCATCTGATCGCCGCCGATTCCACCGCAACGACGGCTTCCGCGAGCCCCTGCGGATGCGGCAACTCCTGCGCGGTCCGCCCATCCCAGCCGGGCCCGAGCATCAGTACGAGAGGCTTCCGGCGGGCGCCGCGCACACCCCATTCCATCGCTGCCACATGCTGCGCCACCGGCCGACTAGCCGTGTTGCGGGACTGTGCCCACAGTCCCACCACGACCGGTCCCGTTCTGCCGACCGCCGCCACCAGCGACTCGACGGGCAGCGCACCGCCGAACATGCGCACCGGCAGACCGCGCTCGGCCAGCGCGGCGGCCAGTGCCTCCAACGGCAGGGTGTGGTTCTCGGCGGGCACACAGGCGAGCACGGTGGTCGCGCCCGGCCGCTCGGCGGCGACGGGCGGTGCGTGGTGGCGCAGCGCGCCTGAGACGTGCCAGGACAAGAAATGCTCGACCTCGACGTACTTCTCCCCCGAGCTCTCCCACTTACGGCCCACCGCCTGGAGCGTCGGCATGATGACCTCCGTCCAGGCCACGACCAGGCCGTGTCCTTCGATCGCGGCGTTCAGCAGGTCGTCAAGAGCGGCGGCGTCGAGCCGAAGAGCCGCGCGGGCCACTCCCCTGCACTCCTGGCGCACGTCACCCAGCCGAAGGCCGGCCCCGGCCCGGCTGCGACTGCGACTGCGACTGCGACTGCGCGTGGCTGTCCGCAGGGAGTGCACCGCATCAACCCGTCCCCCCGGGACGTCCGTCTCGCCCTTGCCGAGCGCCAGGCGGGCGGCTTCGGCGGGCGGCAATCCGGTCGCCGTCAGAGCACACATCCGCTCCAGCCGCGCCACGTCCACGTCGGTCCAGCGCCGGTGCCGGCCGTCGATGCGCACGGTGGGGCCGAGACCGTAACGGCGATCCCACGAACGGATCGTGGTGGGCGCCACCCCCAGGCGTCGCGCCACCTCACCCGTAGTCTGCCCGCCACCCCGTCGCGCGTCGGATCGGTTGCCACGGTTCGATTTCACATTTCCACCGTACAACGCATAAACGATGCATGTTGCATGCGTCGCTTTCACTAACAAAACTGGCATGAACCGAGCCCGAACAACGAGACGTGACAGCGTTGCGCAGCCGCTCACAAGCACGGCAAGAGGTCCAGGCCATGAGCACGACCACGCGATTCACCGACGTAGACGCGCCGGCCACGGTGGAGGCCCCCACCGATGACGATCTGGTGCGTGGACTCTGCGCTGCGGACGAGGACGCCTTCGCCGCCATCTACCGGCGTTGGGGATCACTGGTTCACACCATGGCCACCCGCTCGCTCGGCGACTCCCACGAGGCCGAGGACATCACCCAGCAGGTGTTCATGGGCGCCTGGCGCGGACGTGACGGCTTCCGCCCGGAGCGGGGACCGCTCGGTGCCTGGCTGGTCGGCATCACGCGCCGGAAGATCATCGACGCACTGGCAGCCAGGACGCGACGCCTCACGCTGATCGACTCCGCCGCGACCGATGCCGGCCTGCGCCGGAACGACGAGCGGGCGGCGGACCGCGTCGTGGATCGCGTGCTCCTGGTCGACGCCCTGTCCCGGCTGCCGCGCCCGCAGCAAGAGGTGCTGTGCATGGCCTTCTACCGGGACATGACACAAGCACAGATCGCGCGGCGCACCGGAATGCCTCTCGGCACCGTGAAGAGCCACGCCCGCCGGGGCCTGCACCGGCTGCGGGAAGGGATCGAACAGGGCGGTGCCGAAAAAACGGCCGCTCGGGTATCCCTCGCATCCAATGCGGTGCCCGAGCACGAAACAGAGACGAGGCTTCGCCGGCCGGCGGAACCTCTACACGAAGGGATGAGCTCATGACCTCCAGGACCACCCTCGCCCTCGCCGCTACCGTCAGCTCCTGCGCTCTGGCCATCGGCATCGGCGCGCCCGCCATGGCAGCTCCTGCCGAGGACGGCGAAGACCAGGCCATGGTGTCCGTCTTCCATGGCGTGCCAGGGATGACGGTCGACGTCTACGCGAACGGCGACCGACTGCTCGGCGACTTCAAGCCCGGCACGGTGACCGACCCGCAGGCGCTCGAGGCAGGCACGTACGACATCCAGGTGTTCGAAGCCGGCCAGGGCCCCGATGGCAAACCGGCCGTCGAGAAGCAGGTCAAGGTACCTGAGGGAGCCAATGCCACGATCGCCGCCCACCTCTCCGCCGACGGCAAGCCGCAGCTGACGGCCTTCGTCAACGATGTCTCCGCAACCGATTCCGGCAAAGCACGGCTGACCGTGCGTCATGTGGCCGCCGCTCCCGCTGTCGACGTCCGGGCGGAGGGCCAGACCGTATTCAAGGGGCTGGAGAATCCGAAGCAGGACACCACCACTGTTGACGCCGGCACCATCTCGACCGACGTCGTGCTCGCCGGCACGGACACCGTCGCCATCGGCCCCGCCGATCTGAACCTCAAGGAGGGAACGAGCAACATCGTCTACGCCTGGGGCAGCGCCGCGGACAAGAACCTGAAGCTGGCGACCCAGACACTCAGTGACACCGGGTCCACACCGGGTGCCGCCGACACCAATGGCAGTGGCGCCGCTGTCACCACGAACTCGAGCGACCGGTGGCTGACCGGGCACTGAAAGGTGCGCCCCGGTGGCCCCGCGCGCGGGACAGTACGTTGATCTCGCGCGTCGGCTCATTCGCCACGGTGCCGACCGCCGCTCCGGCGGCGGTCCTCATCGTCGGTGGGCGAGCGGCACGGCCGGTGCACCTCACTCTGCGGGCCGCTCGATCGCTGATGGGCACCTGACGTGCTCGTCGGTCACGCGGCAGGCGCCCGGGACAGCCCCGAAGCAGGCGTCGGATCACGAGGAGAGGAGGGGACGGTGCTACACGTCGACCCCGCTCACCTGGTGGAACTGGCTCTCGGCAACGACGTCTCGAGCACGGATGTCAGCGCCCCGCGGCACATCGCCAACTGTGTACGCTGCCGGGACGAACTGAACCGGCTGGCACGTGTCGTGGCCGCCGCCCGCAGCGTCAAGGCATCGGATCTGCCCACCGCGCCCCCGGACCGGGTCTGGCAACGGATCAAGCAGGAACTGGCACGGTCGTCCGGGGAATCCGATTCACCAGCGGCCCCGACGTGCCGCACATCTCCGCGTCCGATGGCGGCTGACGGACACCGTACCGGCTGTTTCGAGCGGGCCGATGACCGAACGCCCCACCTCTTGCTGGGTCTCCTCACCGTGGCCGCCGTCATCTGGTGGGCACGACGAGTTCCGACGCGGAGGACTCCTCCCGGCCACAGCCTTCGGGCAGGACGGCGCCACGAGGCGTAGACCGTGTGCGGCCCCCTGACCTGCTCGAGGCGGGCCGGGGCATGACGGCATACCGGGATGCCCCGGCGTGACCACACCTGTGTGGCGACCACACCCGTGTGGGAGTGGCCGCCACAGCGGTCGTCAGTCAGGCCGCGGCGAACGCCGCGTGTACGCGCTTGCCGTCGGGCAGGGCTTCGGTGAAGAGCCGGGCCCCGAGATCCTCGGCGATGTGCAGGCCCATGCCGCCGGTTCCGTCCCTCAGGTCCGGAGGCCTGGAAGCCGGCAGGACGCACGAGCAGTCCGTCACCGCGATGTCCAGAACACTCGAGGCGATGGTCAGGGTCAGGGTGCTGCGCCCGGGTGCGTGACGGACCGCGTTCGTGACGAGCTCGGAGACGATCAGGAGGAAGTCGTCGCAGCGGCTCTGTGCGAGCGACGGCCAGAACCGGTGCAGGAAACCGGCGGTCGCACGGCGCGCGAGCGAGGGTGCTTCCGGTCCGGAGGGTAGAGGGAGTGAGAGCCGGTCTACCGTGGCAACTGCCGGAGCACGCGACGGTGACGGGGTCGTGAGGGTCATGACGCTGTCCAGAGGCTGATGCGACGCAGCCGGGTGCACCGCGGGAGGTTACGCATGGGGCGAATGGCAGATTTCCGGGTGCCGGCCCCCGGAATCCCGGCGCACGCCCGAGGACGGAGATCACTCACATGTGGCGGCACACCGGGCCGGACAGCGGCGGTACCTCCCGCTCCTGTCCGTGCACCACGACCTTGTGGCAGGCCGGTCGTGGCGACCTCGGCCACCACACGAGGAATGCGGGTGGTGGCAGTCATCGGACTCTCCGTCCTTTCATGAGTGGCCACGTCCCGCAGTCAGTCGGAGAACTCGGACGCGGCTCCGAGCGGCCTTACACAAGAGATTCGGAGGTAACCGGGAGAACGGTTGCGGAAAATGAAGTAAAAATTGACAAATAGAGAAAGGCGCATCGTGGCGCCGTGCCCGTGGTGAGCAGCACGGAGCGCAGGTCTGGACCTGCGTGACTCGCGGCTCGTGTTGGAACCTCCCCGACCCGCCGCCTCCCGCCGTGGTCGACGGAACGGGGGCAAGGTCCATGTCGAGCACGACGGCGTCGGCTTGCACCCCTCCTCGCCGTGATGCCGGCCCAGGGGAACGTCGTCATGGCGGTTGAGGGCGGGAGCGGTAACGGCCAGGCAAGACAGCGAGGGCCGTCCGGCTACGGGATGAGTGGGGCATCGGAACCGGATCGGTCGGTCATTCGCTCCGTGTAGGGCACTGGCCCCCGCCCAGCGCGGTGCGGTTCAGCACGGCGTCGATCCACTCCGCGGCGCGGGCCGAGCACTGGCCGGCGTTGCCGCCGTCCGAATCGCCGAGCAGTGCGTCCCTGTTGCAGCCGTGTCCCAGGGCGCCCTGCCTGCGGTCGTCTCCTCGGTTCCGGCACAGGGGGCGACACCCCCTCGGGCTGCCGGGCCGGCTCCCCGTGCACGGTCCGGCCGGCCGGAGACACCGGCTGGCGCCGGCCGTGCACGGGAACAGCCACATCATCGAAACCCGTAGTGACCAAGGGGTCCGGCTGGGTCAGGGGGCAGGAGTCAGGAGACCGGTGGCATCTCCGTGCTGCGCGAGTCGAGGCCGGAGCGGACATTGACCCAGCCGCCCCGGGTGAAGTCCGGGACGGCGACCGGACGCCCCTTGTTCTCCAGGGACATGACACTCAGAGGGACAGGGGCGCACCAGGAGGCCGCGTCGTACACATCGATGTCCGGCACCAGCCCCGCACGCATCAGCTGCACCGTGCGCCACTGGAGGACGTAGTCCATGCCGCCGTGACCGCCGTTGTTCTCCGCGTCGTCGCCGATCTTCTTCCACAGCCAGTGGTCGAACTCCTTGCGGTAGGCGTCGAAGTCCCGCCAGGAGTGGCCGCTGTGGTCCGGTTCGATGTAGATCCGTCCGCCGGTCGACGATGTTCCCGCGTAGTCCTCGAAGATGCCTCGACTGCCGGCGAGCGTGTTGATGCGGCTGTACGGGCGGGGCGAACTCACCTCGTGGTCGGCCCTGATGGTCCTGCCCTTGGCCGTCTCGATCGCGCAGCTGACCAGGTCGCCGTTGATGTACGTCTCCCGCCACGAGGGGTGCGATCTGGGTACGAAACGCTCCCGGTAGTCGGCGAGGCCCTTCGGCGCGGTCGCGGTCGCCTTCAGCGTCGTCATGCGGTCGCCGCGGTTGATGTCCATGGCGGCGGCGATGGGCGCAAGGCCGTGCATGGCGTAGAACGAAGCGGTGCTCCGGGTGTGCCAGAGCCGGCGCCACGCGTCCGTGTAGTAGGTGTCGGAGAAGAGCAGCTCCCGCAGGTCGTGCAGGTAGCCGCCGTGACCGTTCGTGATGTCGCCGAACAGTCCCTCGTGCGCCATCCTGAGCATGGCCAGTTCGTTGCGGCCGTAACTGCAGTTCTCCGAGAGCATCAGATTCTTGCGGGTGCGCTCCGAGGTGTCCACGAGGTCCCACAGCTCGCGCAGTTCGGTCGCCACGGGCAGTTCGACGACAGCGTGCTTCCCGGACAGGAGCGCGGCCTTGCCCTGTTCGTAGTGGAACTCCCACGGGGTGGCGATGTAGACGAGGTCGATGTCGTCGCGCCGCAGCATCTCGGCGTAGGCGTCCGCCGATCCGCCGTACTCCGCGGGGCGGGGCTTACCGGCGGCCACCAGTCGCTCGGCCGTGCGCCGGACACGATCGGTACGGATGTCGCAGACGGCCGTGACGACGCAACCGGGGACGACGGACCATCCCGTGGTCATGCCGGAACCCCGGTTGCCGAGCCCGATCACACCGACCCGGACGGTCTTGTACGGCTGGAACGGCACGTTGATCATCGACTTCTGGCCGGGGCGACGGCGCGGGGCCGCCCCGGCCGCCTCCGCTGTCGTCGCGGTCGCACCGGTGGCTGCTGCCGCGCCGGTGGCTGATCCGATGCCGGCAGCGACGGCACCAGTGGCCAGTGCTCCTCCGAGTAGCAAACGGCGCGGGACGTCGGGGCTTTGGGGCATGGCTAGACACTCCTCGATGCGAGACCGGCAGCACTGGCGGGGTCGACTCTGGCCGTGAGGCCGCATGTGTGTCAATAGATGCTCGAAAGAACCGCGTTATGAACAAAATCAAGCATCCGGTAACACCTGAAGCCGCCGCCGGCCCCAACGGCGGACGTGCGGGAACCGGGCATGCGTCGTCGGGTGCACATGACGCGTCGTCGCGCACGGTCCGGATGCGCGGGCCCGGCCGTGCACGATCATGAGCCGGACGAGGACGGCCTCGCGCAGGGGATTTTCGCCGTTCCGGCAGCAGGACCGGCCTCCGGCGAGCCGTCCCTCCCACGCCGGCGGCAGGTCGCCGCACCACCATGGGGAGTACGGCCCTTCGCCGACGGGAGGTCTGCGGAGAGGCTCCGGCAATCAGCCCGGCGACCGCGTCGCGGCGGGACCGGCCCGATCAGATCCTTCGGCGCGCCGGCGTCGCAACCGCAGCCGCTTCACCGGGTGGGAACCACCGGTTCACCCCGGCCTGGCGGGCTGCCCGCGGACGCGGTCTCGCCTGTGGTCAGAGGGGCTGG includes:
- a CDS encoding Gfo/Idh/MocA family protein, giving the protein MPQSPDVPRRLLLGGALATGAVAAGIGSATGAAAATGATATTAEAAGAAPRRRPGQKSMINVPFQPYKTVRVGVIGLGNRGSGMTTGWSVVPGCVVTAVCDIRTDRVRRTAERLVAAGKPRPAEYGGSADAYAEMLRRDDIDLVYIATPWEFHYEQGKAALLSGKHAVVELPVATELRELWDLVDTSERTRKNLMLSENCSYGRNELAMLRMAHEGLFGDITNGHGGYLHDLRELLFSDTYYTDAWRRLWHTRSTASFYAMHGLAPIAAAMDINRGDRMTTLKATATAPKGLADYRERFVPRSHPSWRETYINGDLVSCAIETAKGRTIRADHEVSSPRPYSRINTLAGSRGIFEDYAGTSSTGGRIYIEPDHSGHSWRDFDAYRKEFDHWLWKKIGDDAENNGGHGGMDYVLQWRTVQLMRAGLVPDIDVYDAASWCAPVPLSVMSLENKGRPVAVPDFTRGGWVNVRSGLDSRSTEMPPVS